The genomic DNA CAGGGTGGCGGCCTCGACGGTTTCCCCGCCCCCGGGGCTGGACACCTCCAGCCGTCCTTCGGCGGCGCTCCAGGAAACCGCCTCCGCCGGCGCCAGCACCGTCACACCGCGCTCCTTCAAAGCCCAGGCGAGATGCATCCGATGATCCGCCGGCGCCGAGGCGGCGAGCTCCTTGCGCCGCCCCACCAGAGTCACGGCGAGGCCCGCCTCGGCGAGGCGCAGGGCCGTCTCGCAGCCCACCAGCCCGGCCCCCACCACCGCCGCCGGCCCCGACGGCAAGGAGCCGGCTGCAACAGCGTCGAGAACCTCCGCGGCGGTGACGGCGTCGCCGGCGAAGGCGGGACGGAGGGGAGCAGCGCCGGTGGCCAGCAGCACCGCGTCGGGATCGAGCTCCGCCAGCGTGGCGGCGTCGAGCTCGCGGCCACGGTGAATGGTGACGGTGGAGGCCTCCACCCGCGCCACGAGGTGATCGAGGAAGCTCTTCCAGGTCTCGCCGGCGGCGCCGGTCTTGGATGGCACCCGCAGCTGGCCGCCGAGCTCCGGGGAGCGTTCGAAGAGATGCACGCGGTGGCCGCGGAGCGCCGCCACCCGGGCCGCCTCGAGACCGGCGGCGCCGCCGCCCACCACGATCACCGTTCGAGCCTCGGCGGCCGGGACCGCCTCCGGATCGGGGAGCTCGGCCTCGTGGCCCAACCGCGGATTGACGGCACACACCGCGCCGGGCCGGCGATGGGCCGGGTCGAGACAAATATTGCAGTAGATGCAAGGCCGCACCTCTTCTCCGCGGCCGGCGAGAACCTTGACGGGAATGGCCGAGTCCGCCAGCAGCGCCCGCCCCAGGCGCACCATGTCCAGCTCCCCGCGCTCCACCGCCCGCGCCGCCGCCGCCAAGGGTACCCGGGAGGTGATGCCCACGGGCAGATCCACCGCCCGGCGCACCGTCGCCGCCGCCTCCAGCAAGAAGCCCTCGGGCCAGGCCATGGGGTGCACCCGCGGTGGGCCGAAGACGGTGGCAGAGAGATCGAGGCCGTCCACGCCGGCGTCCTTCAGCAGCCCAGCGGTGACCATCGTGTCCTCCAGGGTCAGGCCGCCGGGACGCGGCTGCGGCGAGGCGCCGGGCTCCACCTCGAAAGCGCTGAGCCGGCAGAAGAGGGGAAAGTCCCGCCCCACCCGCCGGCGGATGGCGGCGACGATCTCCAGCAGGAAGCGGGCCCGGTTCTCCACCGAGCCGCCGTAGCGGTCCTGCCGCTGGTTGGCCAGGGGCGAGAGGAACTGGGCCACCAGGTAGCCGTGGGCACCGTGGATCTCCACCGCGTCGAAGCCCGCCAGCTGCGCCCGGGCGGCGGCCTCGGCGAAGCGCTCGACAACGGCGGCGATGCCCTCCTCGCCGAGCTCCCGGGGGGTCTCGCCGCGGTGGTTGGGAGTCGCCGACGGCGCCACCGGGGTCTCGCCGGTGAGGGCCGCGGAGGTACGCCGACCGGCATGCTGGAGCTGGATCGCGATTTTCGTCTCGAAGCTTGCCCCGGCTTCTTTCACCGTGGTCACCAGCCGCTCCAGCGCCGGCAGCACGCTGTCGTCGTCGAGGCGCAGCTGGGCCGGCGACAGGCGCCCCACCGGGGTCTCGACGCAGGTCGCCTCCACCACCACCAGGGCGGCACCGCCGCGGGCGCGCTCGGCGTAGTGGGCGAAGGTGCGTTCCGTGGGCGCACCGCCGGGATCGTTGTAGTCCACCTCCATGGGGGAGAGCACCATGCGGTGGGCAAGCTCCAAAGAGCCCACCCGCAAAGGCGTGAGGAGCGGAGCCAGGGCGGGATCCGCCCCCGCCGAGCTGCCGGCTGCCTGGCGCATCAGCTCCGCCGCGATCTCGCTCTTCCGGCGCACCAGCGCAGCCCGCAGCTCCGCCGGCGGCGGGCCGCCGGGAGTGCGGTAGCGCAGCCTCTCGCCGTCGAGGCTGAGCTCCACCCCCGCCTGCCGCAGGCGCTGCACCAAATCCGCCGTCGTCGTTCCGGCCATCAGATCTCGCCGAC from Acidobacteriota bacterium includes the following:
- a CDS encoding FAD-dependent oxidoreductase → MAGTTTADLVQRLRQAGVELSLDGERLRYRTPGGPPPAELRAALVRRKSEIAAELMRQAAGSSAGADPALAPLLTPLRVGSLELAHRMVLSPMEVDYNDPGGAPTERTFAHYAERARGGAALVVVEATCVETPVGRLSPAQLRLDDDSVLPALERLVTTVKEAGASFETKIAIQLQHAGRRTSAALTGETPVAPSATPNHRGETPRELGEEGIAAVVERFAEAAARAQLAGFDAVEIHGAHGYLVAQFLSPLANQRQDRYGGSVENRARFLLEIVAAIRRRVGRDFPLFCRLSAFEVEPGASPQPRPGGLTLEDTMVTAGLLKDAGVDGLDLSATVFGPPRVHPMAWPEGFLLEAAATVRRAVDLPVGITSRVPLAAAARAVERGELDMVRLGRALLADSAIPVKVLAGRGEEVRPCIYCNICLDPAHRRPGAVCAVNPRLGHEAELPDPEAVPAAEARTVIVVGGGAAGLEAARVAALRGHRVHLFERSPELGGQLRVPSKTGAAGETWKSFLDHLVARVEASTVTIHRGRELDAATLAELDPDAVLLATGAAPLRPAFAGDAVTAAEVLDAVAAGSLPSGPAAVVGAGLVGCETALRLAEAGLAVTLVGRRKELAASAPADHRMHLAWALKERGVTVLAPAEAVSWSAAEGRLEVSSPGGGETVEAATLVLAAGAEATVGEAGDSAEAWLRRLAPDLAPDLDGPLPEILTVGDARAPRNLTATIHEAYRTALVL